From the genome of Chionomys nivalis chromosome 9, mChiNiv1.1, whole genome shotgun sequence:
TAGACCTTAATGCCACTTGCCTGAAGGCACACCCTCCCACACAAGGGATGCCTTAGATGGGGTTCTATAACCTCATCAGGAATTGTAAGGAAATCTGAAAGGTGCTGAGACCCTCCCACCAACAACACTACAGAGCCATTTGATTCTAATGTAGAAGAAAATCAGAATGATAGAATTGGTACTGTAAATGATTTCCTGATAATTTGCTTAGGAGATGTTAAATCACATGAGTGGAATTTAGCTGAAGGAGCACTGCTCCCCAAAGCACCCCAAAGATGAGTATGCTAACCAGGACTGTTGGAGATAAGAGAAATTTAGGATGCTAGGATGCAAATGTTTCCTCACCAGGACTGACTAGCCATTAGACCCCATTCCCATGACAAAGGAGGCAGCATTAAGAACAGCCGTCCAGCCATTAGGCTCTGATTCCAGTACCAAAgacatacttattttttttttttttttggcggagGGATGGCTGCTGGGAGTTTATTTTCTGCTTGGTGCAAGGCACAGTTATGGGATCAGGAAAGCTCAGTACTGTGTACCAACAGGGGTGCTTTCACTAGCTTCTACTGGTGTCTGTTGCTTGCGCAACCTTCCTAGTTTACAGGGTGGAGTGGATGGGTGGGGCTCTGGCCTAGCACCACTGAAGTTGGGTTTGCTGTGGTTCTGCTAGGTCAGGACCGGGTTCTTGTGTTGGCCTGGCCAGGATGGATGACTGGCTGCTGCTTCATGGTTTCAGGAGCCAGGCCACGGGTGATCGGGCTTCTGGAGGCCTGTGGGGATTCTGCCGGGTGCTCAGGAGACTCCAACACTGTGGTCATGAATGGGAGGGTGGACATCCCGAAAAAGAAGCTGGCCCACCAGTGGCCAGGGTCTGCCTTGGGGAGACCCGGGGGATGGGGCACGGTGTCCCCGGGGTACTCTGCACTTCCGCAGGAGCTGCTGCTGGACGAGGAGCCCAGGCATCGCTGGTAGTAGTCATGGGTAGCCACAAGCGAGCCGCTAGAAGGGATGGCTGCCATCCTGTGGAGACTCGCTTTCCTGCATGGG
Proteins encoded in this window:
- the LOC130881969 gene encoding pancreatic progenitor cell differentiation and proliferation factor-like gives rise to the protein MAAIPSSGSLVATHDYYQRCLGSSSSSSSCGSAEYPGDTVPHPPGLPKADPGHWWASFFFGMSTLPFMTTVLESPEHPAESPQASRSPITRGLAPETMKQQPVIHPGQANTRTRS